DNA from Aliarcobacter skirrowii CCUG 10374:
GTAGCGCTGTTTCAAAACCAGAAATAGAGTTCACAAAACCTGAACTTCAAGTAGCAAGAGAGAATCCAAAACCTAAAAGAAATAAGGGATCTTTATATTCAGTTCAAGGAAGTTCACTATTTGCTGATAAAAAAGATTTACAAATTGGAGATATTATTCAAGTAAAGATAAGCGAAGGTCTTCAACAAAAAAGTGATAATAAAAGAGAGTTAACAAGCAATAGACAAAATGATTTTGGTGGAGGAATGTTTACAGCAATGGGTGGAAATACTCTTGGTGGAACAGTGGGAAGTGCAACTGATAAATTTAATGCAAATTTAGGTGTAAATTTTGGTACTCAAAGTAATGATAGTGATAAGGGAAAAGTTAAAACTGAAGTAAAAGAGAATTTTGATACAGATATTTCAGCAATCATAGAAGAGGTTTATCAAAATGGAAATTATTTTATAAGAGGAACAAAAGAGATTTTGCTTGATGGTCAAAAACAAGAGATAATAATAACAGGAGTTATAAGACCTTATGATATAACTCCTGAAAACTCTATAAGCTCTGGACAAGTTGCAAATCTAAAGCTTTTATACAAAAAAGATGGTGTAGAAGCAGATGTTTTAACGACTCCTTGGGGAACAAGAATTATAAGAGCAATTTGGCCATTTTAATCTAATTTTAAGAAATGTAATGCGATAATAAGCTAATTTAAAGGAGTAAAAATGTTTTCAACATTATATGTTTCTCAATCTGGACTTAATGCTTCAAAATATGGTATTGAGAATGTTGGTAATAATCAAGCTAATGCAAATACTCCTGGTTATAAAAAAAGAGTTGCTGATTTAAGTGAAGTTAGAATTAATGGAGTTCATTTAACAGGGCAAGGTGTTAGTTTTGATGGAATAAGTAGAACAACATCTCAATATATGTATGATAAATTTTTAAATGAAAATACAAAAGTAAGTTATTATGATAAATTATCTAATATGCTTGGTGGAGTAGAAAAAATCTTTACTGAAACAGATACTAGTGGATTTTCAATAAGTTTGAATAAATATTTTCAATCTGTTGAAAATTTAAGAACAAATCCTAATTCTGAAGTTTATAAAAACCATATGCAGACTCAAGGAGTTGCAATTGTTGAAGATTTAAAAAATTTATATTCAAGTGTTGAAAAACAAGCTGTAATTGAGAAGCAAGAGTTAAAAACAGATGCTAAAGAGGTAAATTCTATTTTAAAAGAGATAGCTGATATAAATAGTAAAATATCAAAATACTCAGGCTCTGTGAATGATTTGTTAGACAAAAGAGATCACCTTGAATCAAAATTAGTACAATTTGTTGATGCAGATATAAGTAGAGATTCTGGATTTTATGAGATAAAAATAGGTGGAGTTGTAGCACTTAGTAATGATGTATTTGAAAAAGAGATTAATGTAAGCGATATTCACGAAAAACAAATAGATAGATTTAATTATATAAAACAAAATAGTGATGGTTCAACTACTGTTTATGACTCTTTAAAATATAATTCTGATTTTACTCCTAAAGCACCTTATGGTGTAGATGATGTTGTAACTTATAAGTTAAATAATGAATTTTCAGTTAGTGTTAGAATTGGTGAAACTATTTTAGGAAATTGGGATGGTGATCCAAACGGTGTTCCAACTGCAATGGTTGTTACAAATGATAATATAACTAGAGCATTTATGGTGAAGATAAATCAAGATGAAAATATGAGTAAACTAGTAACAGCATATAATGGTGAATATGTAAAAGATGAAAATGGAAAAAGTGTTCCAATGTATCCAAACAGTGATAATTATCTAAGGATTGAATCAAATATTGATGGACTTGCAGGAGAGTTTGAAGGAAGATTTAGTGTAGAGAGAAAAGCAGGTGCCGATATAACTGCTAGAGAGGTAATTTATAATAACGATAAAACTAGTCAAAATGCTGTTAGTGATACAATTTTAACTATTTATGAAGATAAACTAGAGTTAAAAAGTGGAAGTATGAAAGCTCAAATTGAAAATTTAGCAAGTTCAAATCCAAATAATAAATTCCAAAGTTATTTAGATAAACTTGACTCAATAGCGCAAACTTTATCTGATACTTATTCAGCATATATAAGAGTTGGAAGTGAAGATTATATTTATGGTAAAGATGCTTCTGATGCTTATAATAATCCACCATTTCCACAAAATGGTGGAGATATTATAAACTTAAATCTATTTAGTGGAAGCAGTGTAAAAGATTTAAAATTTAACACTAACCAAGTTAATTATCTAAATCAACAAAATGTTGACTATCTTGCTACTTTACAATGGAAAAGTGATATATCTTTTAATGGTGGAGCTCAAGATCCAAATAATGATAACTCTACATCATTTGTTGAGTTTTATAGAACGTTAAAAGTTGGATTATCAACAAGCAAAGAAGAAGCTGCTTACTCTTTTGAAGTTCAAGATTCAATAGCTCAAAATTTAGGAGAAGCTTATAACAAAGTTGTAAAGGTTGATAGTGATGAGCAGATGCTTGATTTAATGAGATTTCAAGCCTCTTTTAGTGCAAATGCACAAGTAATTACTGCAGTTGATAGTATGATACAAACTCTTCTTGGTATGAAGAGATAACCCAATAAAAGGAGTTTAAAATGGCTGAAGGAATTTTAGGATTAGGACAAGGACAAGCAGGAGCATTAAATAATGATATGCTTGAAAAATTAAAAGCTGTTGATAGAAAAGCAACAGTTGAACCAATTGAAAAAAAATTAGAGAAATTTGATTTAGAGCGAGAAGCTATAACAAATATATCTACAAAAGTTGAAGATCTTTTATCTGCCATTAAATTGTTCTCTTTAAATCAAACAACTTCTGTTAATGCTTTTAATCAAAAGAGTGCAAGTGTAATGGGAGATGGGGTTGTTTTTGATTCAGATGATTTAAGTTCATTAAAAACTGGAAGTATGAGAGTTCAAGTACAAAAATTAGCGCAAAAAGATGTTTGGCAATCAAATCCTCCAATAAGTGGTTCAAAAACTGATACTGTAAATGCTGGAATAATTACAATAAATGGTACAAACATTGATACAAGTACAATGTCATATACAAAGTTAACTGAAGAGATAAATAAAATAAGTGGAGTACAAGCATCTTTAGTAGAAGATTCTGCTGGAAATTTTAGATTATCAATAAAAAGTACTGAAACTGGATCTGCAAATAAAATAAATTTTACCGGCTCAGATACTAGTGCATTAGAACATTTTGGATTTGATAAAACAGCTAATAATGTATTACAAGCTCAAGATATGCAATTAAAAGCAGATGGAGTTGATTATTCATCTAGTTCAAATACAGTTACAATTGATGGATTAAAAATAACAGCTACAAAAGAAACTGGTGATTCAACAATAAATATTGAGAATGATACTTCATCTTTGGCTACACAAATGAAAGATTTTGCAGATAAATATAATGATTTAAGAGCTGCAATTGAAAATGAGATTTATAGTAGTGAATCTAGTATTGATAACAAAGGTGCTTTAAGAGATATATTAGCAAATATTAAAAATGAACTATTTGGTTCAGGAGCTGGTTCAAGCTCAATATTTAGTTTTGGATTCTCTCTTGATGAAAAAAATGGAAATCTACTTTTTAATCAAAAAGATTTCGAAAATTCAACAAAAAATGGAACAGCTGATTTAGAAGCACTTTTTGCAGGAACTCCTGATAAAAAAGGTATAGCAACATCTATTGATGAGGTAATTAGTATTAGTGGTGTTAAAAAAAGTTTGATTGATTATGAAATAAATATGATTTCAAGAGAAGAGACTCTTAAAAAAGATAAAGAGGCTGCTGAAAAAACTCTTGAAAGTAGGTATGCAACAATGGCACAGCAGTTTGCATCTTATGGAGTTATTATAAATCAAATGGAAGCATCGTTTTCAGGTTTAAAAATGATGATACAACAATCAATTGCTTCAAAATAGAGGATAGTTTAACATCCTCTATTTAAGCAAAGATATAATATACTCAAAAAAATTGTTAGCTGGAGTTAAAATTTATGGGGATTGAATTATATAATCAACAAAATGCTGTAACAGATGATCCATATGCACTTGTATTAAAGCTGTATGAAGGAATAATAAAATATTTATCATTTGCAAAAAGTGCTATAAATGATGGAGATATTGAGAAAAAATTTACATATATAAATAAATCTATTGCAATTTTTGATGAACTTAGAAATGTACTTGATTTTGATGGTGGTGAGGTTGCTTACTACTTAGATGGATTATATTTATACCAAATAGAGACGCTATTTAGTGCTGGAGTTGATGATAATATAAATAAAATCAATCAAGTTATAAAAGTTGTTCAAGGAATGATTGACGCATGGAAAGAAGAGACTGGTCTTTAAAACTTTTGAGTGAATTAAACTACATTAATTCACTTGATTCTTATGAAAAAGCTGATGCTATAGTAGCTTGGTATCAAGATAACTTTACAAATAATAAAATAGAAGATTTAGATTTAAAGCTTGATGATTTAAAAAGATTTGAAGAGCTTTTTTTTATAAATCTTAATTTTTTAAAAGAGCAAAAAGAGATAGCTAGACAAGATTTGAATAATCTTAAAAAAATGAAAAATTTTTTAAAAAACTAAATCTTTAAAATCTATATTTTTAATAAAAATATACTCTCTAATATTTTTTGGTAACTTTTTAACTCTACATTTTTCTTTAAAATCTTTTGGCATATTTATTTTTATTTTTGGAGCTATAAAAATATAATTTTCTGTAATAGCAATATTTATTTTATGGGCTATTGTAAGCTCTTTTTGTTTTATTATCTCCTCTCTTTGTAAAGATGATAGTAAAATACCTCTTTTTTTTAAAGATTTATCAATAACTCTTAAATTTAAATTGTTATCATTTTGGTTTTTAAAAATTTCTAATTCTTCAATTTTTTTAATTGGATAAAAATCTATATTTAGTGAGTTTAAATCATTATGTAAAAAGTTAAAACTACTTTTTACACCCTCTTTGAACTCTTTTAAAAAAGAGTTTGAAAAACTGTTTCTAAAGTAGTTTCTTTTATATTTTTCATCTATATTTGATTCATCTACAAAATATTTTATATTTTTATTTTCAAGATAAGATATTAACTCATCTTTTGAGAAATTTAATAGAGGTCTATAGATTTTATAAAATTCTTTATCTTCAATTTCACTCATTCCTAAAAGTTCAATTAATCCAGCCCCCTTTGATAGCTGCATCAAAAACCACTCAAATTTATCATTTAATTGATGAGCTGTGATTAGAAAATCATAAGAGTTTTTTTTAATAATCTCTTCAAAAAAATTGTATCTTATATCTCTAGCTTGTTTTTCAAAATTTGATAAATTTTCTAAAAATATATCTTTTTTATATATTTTTTTATTAAACTTTTTTGCTAAGTTTTTTGCGTGTGCAACTTCCTCTTTTGATTGCTCTCTTATATTGTAATCAACAATAGCAATATCAAAAGATATATTTGAGTTCAAAAGAAGAAAAAAAAGTGCAGTAGAATCAATTCCTGCAGAAAATGCAAGAAGATTTTTACTACTTTTAATTTCTGAAAAATCTAAATTCATACTTTTTTAATTATTTTAGCTAGTAATTTATCACCAGCTATATCAGTTATTAAAACTTCATAAATATCACCAAATACAATTTTCTCTTCATTTTCATTATCATTTATATATATTTCCCCATCAATTTCAGGAGCCCAAATAGTTTTTCTAGCACTTAGTAGATATTCATGTTCATCACTTTCACCACTTATATACACTTCAAAAGTTTTACCAATATCATTTTTTAAAGATTTTAAAGTTGTATTAGAGATAATTTCTCCTAAAATTTCAGCTCTTTCATCTATTAACTCTTGTGCTATCTTATCAGCTCTTGTTTGCGCAGTTGTTCCCTCTTCATCTGAATAAGAAAATACATTTGATCTATCAAATCCAAAGTTTTCAACAAACTCACAAAGCTCTTCAAAATCTTCTTCACTCTCTCCAGGATGTCCAGCAATAAATGTAGTTCTTACAAATGAGTTTGGTTTTGATCTCATATACTCCATAAGTTCTCTTAATTTTTCTGCACCTTTTCCTCTTTTCATAATCTTTAACATATTTTGTGATATGTGTTGAAGAGGCATGTCAAAGTAGTTTACAAAAACTTTTGAGCTTGCAATTTTATCAATTAGATTAAAAGTAGTTGTACTTGGATATAGATATAAGATTCTAGCTGTTTTAACACCATCTATTTTTTCAACTACATCAATTAACTTCTCTAATCCATCATTAAAACCTAAATCTCTTAAATATGATGATGAGTCTTGTGATACAAAAGAGAAATCTTTAAAACCTTTTTTAACAAGATTTGTTACCTCTTTTACAAGTGATTCTAAAGTTCTTGAGTGAAGTTTTCCTTTAAATGATGGAATTGCACAAAAAGAACATGTTTGGTTGCAACCTTCGCTTAGTTTTACAAAAGCGTGAAAAGATGATCCAGTTATTACTCTTTCATCCTCATCGCTTGCTAAAAACACCTCATTTGAAAAGCTACTTCTTTTTTCATTTACCAATTTATCAATTTTGTCATAATCTCCAACACCTGTAAAAATATCAATTTCAGGTAACTCTTTTTGAAGTTCTCCTTGATATCTTTGGCTTAAACATCCAGCCATAACTAAAACAGACTCTTTTTTTCTATCTTCGTGTAGATTTAAAATTGTATTTAAACTCTCTTCTTTTGCACTATCTATAAATCCACATGTATTTACTATAATTAAATCGGCATTTTGTGCATCATCTGTTATTTCATAATCTCTAAGCCGACCTAGCATTACTTCACTATCTACAAGATTTTTTGTACAACCAAGGCTTACCATATGAAGCTTTTTTGTAGGTTTTTTTTCACTAAATTTCATATATATTTATCCAATATTTTATAATTTTTTGGATTTTAACATATAAGAGCATTTATACAAATTAATAAGTTAAAAAGTTGTATCATAAGATTTTTAAGATAAGGAGAAATATAAATAAATCTTCAAAATATGCTTTTATAAAATTTGATAGAGATTTAAAAGTTTTTGGTAATTTAGGTTGTAATAATTTTTTTGCTAGATATAAATTAGATAAAAATATATTACATATTAGTAAAGTTGGAAGTACTATGATGATGTGTCAAAATATGGAAACTGAACAAAATTTATAAAAGAGTAGAACTACTACTCTTTTAGTTTGTTGTTGAATCTCACATCCAAATATTATCAAGAAGTCTGATACTTCCAAATCTTACAACTACTAAAATAATTGTATTTGATTGTTCAATTATCTCTATTTCATTAAAATTTCTATCAACAACTTTTACATATTCAACATCAAGACCATTTAAAACTTCATAAATTTTATCTTTTATTATTTTAGAATCTCGCTCTCCTTTTGCAATTAAGTTTCCAGCCATATAAATAGATTTTGAAATTTTAAGAGCTTCCTCTTTTTGTTCAGGAGTTAAATATACATTTCTAGAACTAAGAGCTAATCCACTATTTTCTCTTACAATATCGCAAGGAACTATATTTATAGGTAAGAATAGATTTTTTACCATCTGTTGAATTAGTGTTAATTGCTGAGCATCTTTTTTGCCAAAATATGCATTTGTAGGTTGAGTTAAATTGAATAGTTTTAATACTACTTGTAAAACCCCATCAAAATGTCCAGGTCTTGTAAATCCTTCTAAGACATAACTATTTTGTGGAGCTTTAATTAAAACTTCATCATCTTCATACATAGTTTCAATATTTGGCATAAAAAGATAATCAACTTTACACATTTGGCAAATTTTGATATCAGCTTCCTCTTTCCTTGGATATTTATCTAAATCTTCACCTTTTAAAAATTGTGTAGGATTTACAAAAATGGATACTATAACTATATCGTTATTATCTCTTGCATTTTTTATTAAAGAGATATGTCCATCGTGTAAAGCACCCATTGTTGGAACAAATCCAATTTTTCCATTTAAGTTTTTTCTAATATTTTTCAGCTCTTCAACAGTTTTAACTATTTGCAATACTATTTCCTTTTTATGATTTTATTTTTCATTGTAGTTTGGATTTAGTTTTAATAATACTAAATCAGCAATCATATTTCCAATAAGTGTTAGAAATGCTCCAATTATAAGTATTCCCATAATTACTGGATAATCATGGCTTAAAGCACTTTGATAAAATAGCAATCCCATTCCATCTATTGAAAATATTGTCTCTAAAATTACACTTCCACCAATAACTCCTGGAAGAGATAGCCCCAGAAGAGTTATTACAGGTGGATATAAGTTTGGTAAAATATAGTATCTTAAGATTTTTTTATTATCTAATCCTCTAGCTTTAGCAAAAAATATATAATCACTTTTTAAAATTTCAATAGTTAATGCTCTTATATATAAAATCAAACTTCCAATTCCACCAAAAACTATTATAAAAATAGGTAATACTAAATGCCAAGCAAAATCTAAATAGTAATTTAAACTCCCATCATTTGGTACACTATGAAGTCCAGCTATTGGAAAAAGTTCAAATTGTATAGAAAAAATTAAAACTAAAATAAGTGCTAAATAAAAAGATGGCATTGAAAAACTTAAAAGTGATAGCTGTTTTGTAAACCTATCAAAAATTGACTCTTTTTTCATAGCAGCTTTTATTCCAAGATATAAACTTATTAAAAATACTAAAATCATAGAGATTATGTTTATTGTTAAAGTAATTGGAATTCTGCTTAAAATCTCATCTTTTACAGTAGATCCACTTGAAAAAGATATTCCAAAATCTAGTTGTAAAATTGAGTAAACCCACGAAAAAAATTGAATATATAGTGGTTTATCCAAGCCATAAATTTTTTTCAACTCTTCAATTGCTTCAGGTGTTATATTTGGATTTAGCTCACCACTTGCAAAAAATGAGTTAGGAGCTAAATTTATTGCAATAAATGAGATTAGGCTAATAATAAATAGCATAATAATAATGTATAATAATTTTTTTAAAAATAGATTCATAACATAGATTATACAAAAGATAGGATTAAATGATAGGTATTGATATAG
Protein-coding regions in this window:
- a CDS encoding flagellar basal body L-ring protein FlgH, translating into MIKYFLYAFIPFIFLSCSAVSKPEIEFTKPELQVARENPKPKRNKGSLYSVQGSSLFADKKDLQIGDIIQVKISEGLQQKSDNKRELTSNRQNDFGGGMFTAMGGNTLGGTVGSATDKFNANLGVNFGTQSNDSDKGKVKTEVKENFDTDISAIIEEVYQNGNYFIRGTKEILLDGQKQEIIITGVIRPYDITPENSISSGQVANLKLLYKKDGVEADVLTTPWGTRIIRAIWPF
- a CDS encoding FlgK family flagellar hook-associated protein, whose product is MFSTLYVSQSGLNASKYGIENVGNNQANANTPGYKKRVADLSEVRINGVHLTGQGVSFDGISRTTSQYMYDKFLNENTKVSYYDKLSNMLGGVEKIFTETDTSGFSISLNKYFQSVENLRTNPNSEVYKNHMQTQGVAIVEDLKNLYSSVEKQAVIEKQELKTDAKEVNSILKEIADINSKISKYSGSVNDLLDKRDHLESKLVQFVDADISRDSGFYEIKIGGVVALSNDVFEKEINVSDIHEKQIDRFNYIKQNSDGSTTVYDSLKYNSDFTPKAPYGVDDVVTYKLNNEFSVSVRIGETILGNWDGDPNGVPTAMVVTNDNITRAFMVKINQDENMSKLVTAYNGEYVKDENGKSVPMYPNSDNYLRIESNIDGLAGEFEGRFSVERKAGADITAREVIYNNDKTSQNAVSDTILTIYEDKLELKSGSMKAQIENLASSNPNNKFQSYLDKLDSIAQTLSDTYSAYIRVGSEDYIYGKDASDAYNNPPFPQNGGDIINLNLFSGSSVKDLKFNTNQVNYLNQQNVDYLATLQWKSDISFNGGAQDPNNDNSTSFVEFYRTLKVGLSTSKEEAAYSFEVQDSIAQNLGEAYNKVVKVDSDEQMLDLMRFQASFSANAQVITAVDSMIQTLLGMKR
- the fliD gene encoding flagellar filament capping protein FliD, which gives rise to MAEGILGLGQGQAGALNNDMLEKLKAVDRKATVEPIEKKLEKFDLEREAITNISTKVEDLLSAIKLFSLNQTTSVNAFNQKSASVMGDGVVFDSDDLSSLKTGSMRVQVQKLAQKDVWQSNPPISGSKTDTVNAGIITINGTNIDTSTMSYTKLTEEINKISGVQASLVEDSAGNFRLSIKSTETGSANKINFTGSDTSALEHFGFDKTANNVLQAQDMQLKADGVDYSSSSNTVTIDGLKITATKETGDSTINIENDTSSLATQMKDFADKYNDLRAAIENEIYSSESSIDNKGALRDILANIKNELFGSGAGSSSIFSFGFSLDEKNGNLLFNQKDFENSTKNGTADLEALFAGTPDKKGIATSIDEVISISGVKKSLIDYEINMISREETLKKDKEAAEKTLESRYATMAQQFASYGVIINQMEASFSGLKMMIQQSIASK
- the fliS gene encoding flagellar export chaperone FliS, which encodes MGIELYNQQNAVTDDPYALVLKLYEGIIKYLSFAKSAINDGDIEKKFTYINKSIAIFDELRNVLDFDGGEVAYYLDGLYLYQIETLFSAGVDDNINKINQVIKVVQGMIDAWKEETGL
- the tilS gene encoding tRNA lysidine(34) synthetase TilS; the protein is MNLDFSEIKSSKNLLAFSAGIDSTALFFLLLNSNISFDIAIVDYNIREQSKEEVAHAKNLAKKFNKKIYKKDIFLENLSNFEKQARDIRYNFFEEIIKKNSYDFLITAHQLNDKFEWFLMQLSKGAGLIELLGMSEIEDKEFYKIYRPLLNFSKDELISYLENKNIKYFVDESNIDEKYKRNYFRNSFSNSFLKEFKEGVKSSFNFLHNDLNSLNIDFYPIKKIEELEIFKNQNDNNLNLRVIDKSLKKRGILLSSLQREEIIKQKELTIAHKINIAITENYIFIAPKIKINMPKDFKEKCRVKKLPKNIREYIFIKNIDFKDLVF
- the rimO gene encoding 30S ribosomal protein S12 methylthiotransferase RimO, whose translation is MKFSEKKPTKKLHMVSLGCTKNLVDSEVMLGRLRDYEITDDAQNADLIIVNTCGFIDSAKEESLNTILNLHEDRKKESVLVMAGCLSQRYQGELQKELPEIDIFTGVGDYDKIDKLVNEKRSSFSNEVFLASDEDERVITGSSFHAFVKLSEGCNQTCSFCAIPSFKGKLHSRTLESLVKEVTNLVKKGFKDFSFVSQDSSSYLRDLGFNDGLEKLIDVVEKIDGVKTARILYLYPSTTTFNLIDKIASSKVFVNYFDMPLQHISQNMLKIMKRGKGAEKLRELMEYMRSKPNSFVRTTFIAGHPGESEEDFEELCEFVENFGFDRSNVFSYSDEEGTTAQTRADKIAQELIDERAEILGEIISNTTLKSLKNDIGKTFEVYISGESDEHEYLLSARKTIWAPEIDGEIYINDNENEEKIVFGDIYEVLITDIAGDKLLAKIIKKV
- a CDS encoding META domain-containing protein — its product is MYHKIFKIRRNINKSSKYAFIKFDRDLKVFGNLGCNNFFARYKLDKNILHISKVGSTMMMCQNMETEQNL
- the panC gene encoding pantoate--beta-alanine ligase, with the translated sequence MQIVKTVEELKNIRKNLNGKIGFVPTMGALHDGHISLIKNARDNNDIVIVSIFVNPTQFLKGEDLDKYPRKEEADIKICQMCKVDYLFMPNIETMYEDDEVLIKAPQNSYVLEGFTRPGHFDGVLQVVLKLFNLTQPTNAYFGKKDAQQLTLIQQMVKNLFLPINIVPCDIVRENSGLALSSRNVYLTPEQKEEALKISKSIYMAGNLIAKGERDSKIIKDKIYEVLNGLDVEYVKVVDRNFNEIEIIEQSNTIILVVVRFGSIRLLDNIWM
- a CDS encoding ABC transporter permease, translating into MNLFLKKLLYIIIMLFIISLISFIAINLAPNSFFASGELNPNITPEAIEELKKIYGLDKPLYIQFFSWVYSILQLDFGISFSSGSTVKDEILSRIPITLTINIISMILVFLISLYLGIKAAMKKESIFDRFTKQLSLLSFSMPSFYLALILVLIFSIQFELFPIAGLHSVPNDGSLNYYLDFAWHLVLPIFIIVFGGIGSLILYIRALTIEILKSDYIFFAKARGLDNKKILRYYILPNLYPPVITLLGLSLPGVIGGSVILETIFSIDGMGLLFYQSALSHDYPVIMGILIIGAFLTLIGNMIADLVLLKLNPNYNEK